The genomic segment GAGCCGGGGGAGGGGCGTCTGCCCGGCATGTCCCGCGAGTTCAAGCCGTGGTTGCGTGAGATCCGGTTGTCTCCGGAGATTCTGGGCCAATTTGAGGTCGACCGAAGAGATCGGGCCTATTTTGCGATCTGGGCCCGCAATCAAAATTTGATGAAGGCTTCCACCAACGCGCCGCCTGAGCTCGAACTTCCGACGCCCGTCAACGACACCCGCACGCACATCCGTTCCCGGGGAGAAATACGCGAAGCCTATCATTTTACCGAGATTGGGGAGTGTGTGCTGGTCGGGCGTTCGGTGGCGGAGGACCTGGATTCGATCCGCGCATTTGGCTGGTGGCTGGTGCTGGCGGGTGGAACGGTGCTGGGGATGGGACTGGGGGGAGGCTGGTGGCTGACGACGCGGGCGATCCGTCCCATCGAGGAAATCAGCGCCGCGGCGAGTCGTATCTCGGCGGGTAATTTGTCGGAACGCATCTCCGGGGCGGGAGAAGGGAACGAGTTGGGGAGACTGGTATCCGTGCTCAACTCCACCTTTGCCCGGCTGGAGGCGTCGTTTTCGCGTCAGAGGCAATTCACCTCGGATGCCTCGCATGAGTTGCGGACACCCCTCGCGGTATTGATCTCGGAGGCGCAGACCACTCTCGCCCGCGAGCGCACCACGGCCGAGTATAAGGAAACCGTGGAGAACTGTCTTGAGATCGCGCAGCAGCTGCGGCGGTTGACGGAGTCCTTGTTGAATTTGGCGCGTTCGGATGCGGGGCAGGATCAATTGGAGCGCGAGCCGGTGGACTTGCAGACTCCGGTGGAGGCTTGTGTGGATCGCGTGCGCGACCTGGCCTCGAGCCGGAGCGTATCCATTCAAACCGAGCTGCAACCGGCATGTGCGCTGGTGAATGGCGTCCAGATGGAACAGGTCATCCTGAATCTGCTTTCGAATGCGATTCAGTACAATAAGCCGGGCGGCGAGATACGGCTCAGAACCAGCATGGAGGGAGCGGAGGTGGTCCTGCACATCAGCGATTCCGGTTTGGGGATCAGCGCCGAGGATCTGCCGCATGTGTTTGAAAGGTTTTTTAGGGCCGATCGATCCCGATCTCGGGCGGACGGCCATTTCGGCCTGGGATTGGCGATCTGCCAGGCCATTGTGGAATCCCACGGCGGACGGATAAAGGTGACGAGCGAACTGGGGGTTGGAACCTGTTTCAGCGTGTATTTGCCGAGGGCGAAGTGAGGCATATCGGTGAGGGATTTCCGGCGGTAGAAACCGACACCTGAACCCTGTTCCCGAGCGATTCGCATTCGAAAACTCCAACCCATCACTCAGATCACGCCCCGATGCCAGGGTGCGACCTCTTCCCACTGGACTGATCCAGGATTTTCTTTCAGGCTGCTCCAACAGCCATGGCATTTTTTTCATCCGATGAACGGGTTGGGGATCGTCGCAGTTTCCTGCGGGCAGGCGCCGTTGCGGGGATAGCCGCGCTGACGGCGGGATCGGTGCCCTCGCTTCGGGCGGAGGAGGCGACGGAGTTACCTTTCGACAACGGGGAGCGGCCGCTGGTTCGATATCCGCAGAAGCGTCCGATGTTGCGGTTGACCAGTCGCCCGCCGCAGTTGGAAACTCCATTTAGCGTGTATGGCGAGGGAGTCCTCACTCCCAACGACGCTTTCTTTGTGCGCTATCATTTGGCGCTCTCGCCCCCTCCTGAGGCGTCGTTGCGACCGGATGCCTTCCAGGTGACGGTTCAGGGCAAAGTCCAGCAGCCCTTGAAGCTGTCGGTCGCCGACCTGAAGTCTCAGTTTGACGCAGTAGAAGTAGTGGCGGTGAATCAGTGCTCGGGCAACAGCCGTGGGTTCTCACAGCCGCGGGTCCCGGGGGGGCAGTCCGGAAATGGGGCCATGGGTAACGCCCGCTGGCGGGGCGTTCGGCTGAAGGACGTGCTCAACAAAGCTGGGTTAGCTGCCGGTGCGCGCCAAGTCACCTTTAACGGGCTCGACAAGCCCTTGCTGCCCCAGACGCCCGACTTTGTGAAGGCCTTGGATGTGGACCACGCGCTCGATGGCGACGTGATGCTCGCCTACGAAATGAATGGCGAGGAGCTTCCCTGGCTGAACGGGTATCCTCTGCGGTTGGTGGTTCCCGGGCACTATGGAACCTACTGGATCAAGCACCTTCATGAGATCACGGTGGTGGACGAGGTGTATGCCGGATATTGGATGAGCACGGCGTACCGAATCCCCGATAATGCCTGCGGCTGTCTTGAGCCGGGAACGGCTCCCACCAAAACGGTTCCGATCCAGCGGTTTAATGTGCGCTCATTCATCACGAGCCCGGCGGAAGGGAGTCGGGTTTCCTCCGGTGAGCCCGTGACGGTGCGTGGAATTGCGTTTGACGGCGGGTATGGCATCGCACAAGTGCTGGTGTCGGATGATGGCGGAACCACTTGGCGTCAGGCTGATCTCGGCAAGGATCTCGGTAAATATTCCTTCCGCGAATGGAGCCTGCCATACGTGTCCAAGAGGAAAGGCACCGTGGAATTGCTGGTGAAAGCGACGAATCGCTTGGGACAGTCTCAGCCGATGGATCCGCTCTGGAATCCGGCGGGATACCTACGCAACGTGGTGGAGCGGGTCCGGTTGGAAGTACTTTAACAGGGAATGAGGATGAACACGAACTTTCGGCAGTTGGCGATGGCGGGAGTGGCGCTGGTGCTTTCGGGAGTGGCGGGAGTGGCGGCGGACGCCTGGCTCCTGCCGCCTGAGACGGCCAAGCTGAAGGCTGGGCCGGGAGTGGAACTGGCCACCACCCACTGTCTTCTGTGTCACTCGGCGGACTATGTCAGCACACAGCCTCGTCTGACGCGTGCGGGCTGGGAGGCCTCGGTGAAGAAAATGAGAGAGAAATACGGCGCGCCGATCCCCGCCGGCCAGGTCACGAACCTCGTGGACTACCTCACCCAAGTTTACGGCAAACCAACTCCCTCAGGTAAGTGATTCGTTCTTCTACCGTGCGGGGGCGCAGATGGGCTGGCCGTGCCTTCGCTTAGCGGTTCCCGGCCTTGCTGGGAGTGGCGGTGGCGGACGTGGTGGCGAGCGGGGAGCCTCCCAGTGATTTGTAAACGCGAACGAGGCTCGTGGCGGTGAGTGTCTCGCTCGCGACCAGCTGTTCCTGGAGGCTCAACAGCGTACGCTCGGCATCAAGCACCCCGAGGAAATCCGAAACCCCATCCCGATAGCGTTGGCGGGCGAGGGCCACAGCCTCGGCGGCCGCGCGTTCGGCTTCCCTCAGAAAGCCCAGGCGCTGGCGCTGTCCCGAAAAGCCAACTAAAGCGTTTTCCGTTTCCTCGAGGGCCAGGAGAACCGTCTTTTCATAGGTGACGAGAGCCCCTTCAGCGCGAGAATTGGCCGCTTTGATGCGTTGGCGTACCCGACCAAGGTCCAGCGCGGCCCAGGATAGGTGAGGTCCAAAGCCCCAGGCATCGGTTCCCGCATCGCCGAATCCGGAGAACCGGTTAGCCTGGAGTCCGATGCTGCCGACGAAGGTGACACTCGGGAAAAGGTCTGCGGTTTCGACCCCGATGCGGGCGGTGGCCGCCGCCAGCGACCGTTCTGCCGACCGTAGATCCGGTCTTCGGCGGAGCAGATCGGCCGGAGATCCCAGGGGCACCTGGGTCGGGAGGGTAGGCAAGGGGGCAGTGGGGCGAAGTTGCTCCTTCAGGCCAGCCGGAGGAAGCCCGCACAGAACGGCCAGCCGATGTTTGGCTTGCTCGAGGTCGGAGTGCAGCGGAGCGATGGTGGCCAACGTGGCATTCAGGAGCGATCGCGCCCGAGCGACGTCCAGTTGGGTGCCCTGTCCGCCGTCGCGGAGCGCTTGCGCCAGGACCAGGATTTCGGTCTGGTTCGTGGCATTGCGCTCGGCCACGACCAGCTGATTTTGCAGGCCACGCAGATCCAAATAATTGAGCGCGACCTCGGCCCGTACACTGATCAGCACATCGTCCCGAGAGGCTTCGACAGCTTCGATGGTGGCTCGGGCCGCCTCCACGTTGCGGCGGGATTTTCCCCACAAGTCCAATTCCCAGGTGGAGTCGAAACCGACTCGATACAGTTCGTTGTGTCGGCCGGAGCGATCGCGGTCCGACTGGGTGGCTCGGCTGGTTTGGGTGTTCTCGTAATAGTTTTGGCTTCGTATCGTGGGAGCGAAGTCAAAGCGTGCCTGGGTCCAGAGAGCCCGTGCCTCCTGAAGCCGCGATTGCGCGATCCGAAGGTCGTGGTTGTTGGTGGCGGCGGAGTGGATCAGCGACTCCATGAGGGGATCGCCGAAGCCGCGCCACCATTCGGTTTCGGCCGGCGCGGAGGTGTCGCCGAGCGCGCCGGCTTGCTCGAACTGGGCTGGATGGAGGTTCGTCGGTTGACGGTAGCGGGGTCCGACGGCGCATCCCGTGGCAAGCAGCAGGGTTGAGGTGCAGCAGAGTATATCGATCAACCGGGAGAACTGGGTGTGAAAGCGGGTCATATCAGGATTGGGAGGGGGGCGGCGTCATCGCCTGAGACTTATTGCCACTGGCTGCGCGCACCACCAGGTAGAACACGGGCGTGAGCAGCAGTCCGAAGAAGGTCACGCCCAGCATTCCATAGAATACTGCGGTTCCCAGGGCCTGGCGCATCTCGGCCCCGGCGCCGGTGGCTCGCAGCAGCGGCACTACCCCCAGGATGAAGGCAAAACTCGTCATCAGAATCGGGCGCAGCCGGAGTCGGCAGGCCTCGACGGCTGCGCTGAAGCGATCGAGTCCCGCCTGCTCGCGCTGGCGGGCGAACTCAACAATCAGGATGGCGTTTTTGGCGGACAACCCGACCAGAACCACCAAGCCGATCTGGGTGAAGATGTCGTTGTCGCGTCCATTGAGCCAGACTCCGCCCATGGCGCTCAACAAGCACATCGGCACGATCAAAATGACCGCCAGCGGCAAGCCCCAGCTTTCGTATTGCGCCGCGAGCACGAGAAACACGAACACGACGCAGAGCGGGAAGATAAAGAGAATCGTATTCCCGGCAATGATCTGCTGGTAGGTGAGATCGGTCCATTCGATGGTGAATCCTGATGGCAGGACATCCCGGGCCAGTTTCTCCATTTTTGAGATCATCTGACCGGAACTGACGCCCGGTGCCGTGCTGCCGCTGATGTCGGCCGAATAGAAGAGGTTGTAACGTTGCAAGCGATCCACACCGCCGATTTTCTCCACTTTGGCGAGGGCCCCAAGCGGAACCATCTGGCCTCGGGAGTTTCGGGTTTTCAGCT from the Verrucomicrobiales bacterium genome contains:
- a CDS encoding efflux transporter outer membrane subunit yields the protein MTRFHTQFSRLIDILCCTSTLLLATGCAVGPRYRQPTNLHPAQFEQAGALGDTSAPAETEWWRGFGDPLMESLIHSAATNNHDLRIAQSRLQEARALWTQARFDFAPTIRSQNYYENTQTSRATQSDRDRSGRHNELYRVGFDSTWELDLWGKSRRNVEAARATIEAVEASRDDVLISVRAEVALNYLDLRGLQNQLVVAERNATNQTEILVLAQALRDGGQGTQLDVARARSLLNATLATIAPLHSDLEQAKHRLAVLCGLPPAGLKEQLRPTAPLPTLPTQVPLGSPADLLRRRPDLRSAERSLAAATARIGVETADLFPSVTFVGSIGLQANRFSGFGDAGTDAWGFGPHLSWAALDLGRVRQRIKAANSRAEGALVTYEKTVLLALEETENALVGFSGQRQRLGFLREAERAAAEAVALARQRYRDGVSDFLGVLDAERTLLSLQEQLVASETLTATSLVRVYKSLGGSPLATTSATATPSKAGNR
- a CDS encoding molybdopterin-dependent oxidoreductase, whose protein sequence is MAFFSSDERVGDRRSFLRAGAVAGIAALTAGSVPSLRAEEATELPFDNGERPLVRYPQKRPMLRLTSRPPQLETPFSVYGEGVLTPNDAFFVRYHLALSPPPEASLRPDAFQVTVQGKVQQPLKLSVADLKSQFDAVEVVAVNQCSGNSRGFSQPRVPGGQSGNGAMGNARWRGVRLKDVLNKAGLAAGARQVTFNGLDKPLLPQTPDFVKALDVDHALDGDVMLAYEMNGEELPWLNGYPLRLVVPGHYGTYWIKHLHEITVVDEVYAGYWMSTAYRIPDNACGCLEPGTAPTKTVPIQRFNVRSFITSPAEGSRVSSGEPVTVRGIAFDGGYGIAQVLVSDDGGTTWRQADLGKDLGKYSFREWSLPYVSKRKGTVELLVKATNRLGQSQPMDPLWNPAGYLRNVVERVRLEVL
- a CDS encoding cytochrome c, which gives rise to MNTNFRQLAMAGVALVLSGVAGVAADAWLLPPETAKLKAGPGVELATTHCLLCHSADYVSTQPRLTRAGWEASVKKMREKYGAPIPAGQVTNLVDYLTQVYGKPTPSGK
- a CDS encoding HAMP domain-containing protein, yielding MMRLTHSIRWRLQLWLGFLLILLLSGFGVTAYQLYRNHQLSRIDEELERQVAQVSAAVRIRPPFEGGRGPGGGGPFSRGPRGRPGPEDSGPEGKRPPHPGPGAEPGEGRLPGMSREFKPWLREIRLSPEILGQFEVDRRDRAYFAIWARNQNLMKASTNAPPELELPTPVNDTRTHIRSRGEIREAYHFTEIGECVLVGRSVAEDLDSIRAFGWWLVLAGGTVLGMGLGGGWWLTTRAIRPIEEISAAASRISAGNLSERISGAGEGNELGRLVSVLNSTFARLEASFSRQRQFTSDASHELRTPLAVLISEAQTTLARERTTAEYKETVENCLEIAQQLRRLTESLLNLARSDAGQDQLEREPVDLQTPVEACVDRVRDLASSRSVSIQTELQPACALVNGVQMEQVILNLLSNAIQYNKPGGEIRLRTSMEGAEVVLHISDSGLGISAEDLPHVFERFFRADRSRSRADGHFGLGLAICQAIVESHGGRIKVTSELGVGTCFSVYLPRAK